The DNA sequence AGGGGCGTAAGCCCCGGCGCCCGATGTACGGAAATAGCGAGCGAAGCGAGCGATTTCCGTACATCTTGTTCATAGACGACAATGTCGCCTTTTCTTTGGTTTCCAGGGTGTAGACGTCGTCGTCTCCACTTCCTATAGGCTATTCCCCCCCCTTCTTTCAAGAATCTGTTCTAATGGATTATTTATTCTCATGAAATCCCTGGTACTTACGTGGGTAGGATTTCTGTGTTTTTGAATTTCGGCGCCTTAATAATTCTTGTATGTATCTGAGGTCAATACCGCTTTTTAAAAGATGGGTAGCAAAGGAAATAGTCTTTAATATCGTTATCGCCGGCCTCAAAAGGCTCTTTATCTACAAAACTAAGAAAATCCCCGTTGTGGTAAGATAGCCCACCGTTTTATGACCGTGTTTTCTCATGACAGGCTCGCGCCGTGGATCTTCAAACTTGTATTTACGGGATGAAGTAATTAATTCCATAAAACACAATACTACAGGAATCTGCAATGTCAAGAAATGATTATGATTTTGCGATATTTTTTTGTAGCCGTGTCCGTTGATAATAAGGTCTGACCTGCAACTAAAAATACGAAAAGGCTTCCTGCTGCCGGAGGGAAATTGTCAAACAAATATACTTGACTTTGTGAATGGATCAGGATAGACAGAAACAAAAAGCTCGATACATCCAGGGGTGCCGCGCAGGCTGAGAAGATACCCTTTGAACCTGAACTGGATCATACCAGCGTAGGGAGTGCCATCTGAGCGATTTCCAGAAGTTCTATATTCAGAGGGGCCATATCCCGTGGTAAGAAGGTATGGCTCTTTTTTATTTGGCAGAGAGGAGACCGTCGTCTCTTTCCATGGCAAAAAGAATAGTATTTGTGATTTCCGGAGGCCAGGTCCTGGATCTTGCGCTTTTACATGCAAAACTAAAGGCGCATAGAGGAGCAGAGATAATCTGCGCCGACGGTGGAGTACGCCATCTTCCTTCCCACGGTCTGATTCCCGATGTTATCATCGGAGACATGGATTCTCTCGATCCTGAGAAAGAAAAGTACTTCGAGGAACGGGGAAGTCGGATCATCAGGCGCCCTAAGGAAAAGGAGGAAACAGATACACAACTGGCCCTCGAATATGCCTTGGGGATGAACCCGGAAGAGGTATGGATCTTTGGCGCCCTCGGGGGAAGGGTTGATCATACCCTGGCCAACATCTCCCTCCTTATTCTGGGTGCAGAGAGGGGCATAAGGATAAAATTGGTGGATGAATGGTGTGAGGCTTTTGTTGTGACCGCCTCCTGCGTGATTGAGGGGCAGACGGGGCAGACGGTATCCATTCTTCCCCTTTCGTCAGCAGTGACCGGCATAACCCTGGAGGGATTTGAATAT is a window from the Syntrophales bacterium genome containing:
- a CDS encoding thiamine diphosphokinase; translation: MALFYLAERRPSSLSMAKRIVFVISGGQVLDLALLHAKLKAHRGAEIICADGGVRHLPSHGLIPDVIIGDMDSLDPEKEKYFEERGSRIIRRPKEKEETDTQLALEYALGMNPEEVWIFGALGGRVDHTLANISLLILGAERGIRIKLVDEWCEAFVVTASCVIEGQTGQTVSILPLSSAVTGITLEGFEYPLKDGTMEIGRPYGVSNRLIEARGVISVASGYLLVVRYFKAGVFPPR